A genomic region of Fusarium oxysporum Fo47 chromosome VI, complete sequence contains the following coding sequences:
- a CDS encoding uncharacterized protein (expressed protein): MKRVIAHEPMRMPFHYMQKTILLRTTELAVMPLLHEESPKSGGKRVAFRGQEHATRKPPASVKTEIKNEYKQTAKALQSSTQQDGGGGGEAPGDEEVSK; the protein is encoded by the exons ATGAAACGCGTTATTGCCCACGAGCCGATGAGAATGCCATTTCACTATATGCAGAAGACCATATTACTGCGGACGACGGAGTTAGCTGTAATGCCTTTGCTTCACGAGGAGTCCCCGAAGAGTGGGGGCAAGCGAGTTGCATTCCGTGGCCAGGAGCATGCGACACGAAAGCCTCCTGCCAGTGTCAAgactgagatcaagaacgaGTACAAACAAACTGCAAAAGCGTTACAGTCCAGCACTCAGCAAGacggtggtggaggtggtgaAGCCCCTGGTGATGAGGA GGTATCAAAATAA
- a CDS encoding D-arabinono-1,4-lactone oxidase-domain-containing protein, giving the protein MDPLVAAELAKFDDSVAFRARPQHVHHTWARTFSSLPELFIQPESLPEVEKVVNLARRCRRRLVTTGCGHSPSNITCTSSWLVNLDNFNRVLSVNKDTGVVTMEGGIRLYALCEELEKHGLTMPNLGSINEQSISGAISTGTHGSSLRHGLMSEDILSLKVTMADGTTVYCSKDIKTDLFRAALLSLGAIGIITEVSFQAVPAFTLKWEQSIDADHKMFESWNRNLWTQSEFVRVWWFPYTRRAVVWQAEQTDEEHRDPPQSGYDGSIGYYVYHNLLYLAQHVPRILPWVEWFVFGMQYGFRNGTTSSAVQPSRKALLMNCLYSQFVNEWAIPLHKGPEALRRLSSWLNHLTPDDPDYVPHNIPFSADGLYVHAPVEVRVSDTTLTSNVRPYLDITVENGPTLYLNATLYRPYLMDPPCHERYYEAFEWLMKDLGGRPHWAKNFRTTRPEIEAFYGKQLESFRAIRNDADPQGMFVGPWHRETIMEDGEGLEFEEVEIRREKSRTGGVTTFGII; this is encoded by the coding sequence ATGGACCCTCTCGTGGCCGCAGAACTGGCAAAGTTTGACGATAGCGTGGCATTTCGTGCTCGGCCACAACATGTCCACCACACTTGGGCGCGCACATTTTCGTCCCTCCCAGAGCTTTTTATCCAACCTGAGTCTCTGCCTGAAGTTGAGAAAGTTGTGAATCTGGCACGAAGATGCCGTCGGCGTCTAGTGACGACTGGCTGTGGCCATTCACCCTCCAATATCACTTGCACATCCAGCTGGCTCGTCAACCTGGACAACTTCAACAGGGTACTCTCAGTGAACAAAGATACAGGTGTTGTTACCATGGAGGGTGGAATCAGGCTGTACGCCCTCTgtgaagagctcgagaagcatGGACTCACGATGCCAAATCTTGGAAGCATCAATGAGCAGTCTATTAGTGGCGCTATCTCAACAGGTACCCACGGAAGCAGTCTACGCCATGGGCTGATGTCCGAAGACATCCTTTCCCTTAAGGTCACAATGGCAGATGGAACCACAGTGTACTGCTCCAAAGATATCAAGACGGACCTTTTTAGAGCTGCCCTCCTTTCTCTCGGCGCTATTGGTATCATTACCGAAGTTTCCTTCCAGGCAGTTCCAGCCTTTACCTTGAAGTGGGAACAGAGCATTGACGCAGACCACAAGATGTTTGAGTCTTGGAATCGAAACCTATGGACACAGAGTGAATTTGTCAGGGTCTGGTGGTTCCCATACACAAGACGTGCAGTGGTGTGGCAGGCAGAGCAAACCGATGAGGAACACCGCGACCCTCCTCAGAGTGGGTATGATGGCTCAATTGGCTACTATGTCTATCATAATCTTCTCTATCTTGCCCAACACGTTCCACGAATCCTGCCATGGGTTGAGTGGTTTGTTTTCGGTATGCAGTATGGCTTTCGGAATGGAACCACTTCATCAGCTGTTCAACCAAGTCGCAAAGCACTGCTCATGAACTGCCTATATTCCCAGTTTGTCAACGAGTGGGCTATCCCTCTTCATAAGGGCCCTGAGGCCCTCCGGAGACTGAGCTCTTGGCTCAACCACTTGACTCCTGATGATCCTGATTACGTTCCTCACAACATCCCCTTCTCTGCTGACGGTCTTTACGTCCACGCACCCGTCGAAGTGCGCGTAAGCGACACCACTCTCACCTCGAACGTACGGCCATACCTTGATATTACTGTTGAAAACGGACCTACGTTGTACCTCAATGCGACACTATATCGCCCCTATCTAATGGATCCTCCTTGCCACGAACGATACTATGAGGCTTTTGAGTGGCTGATGAAAGACCTTGGAGGTCGACCGCACTGGGCCAAGAATTTTAGAACCACTAGGCCTGAGATTGAAGCGTTCTATGGCAAGCAACTTGAATCGTTCCGGGCCATACGCAATGATGCTGACCCTCAGGGCATGTTTGTCGGGCCATGGCATCGAGAGACAATTATGGAGGATGGCGAAGGTCTTGAGttcgaagaggttgagattCGAAGAGAGAAGAGCCGCACAGGAGGTGTCACAACGTTTGGAATCATTTGA
- a CDS encoding SRF-type transcription factor (DNA-binding and dimerization domain)-domain-containing protein, translating to MADITDQHDQTSPTELDDSQNVGNGNATESRGIKRQRPSAGDDDDDDDEKGSRERRKIEIKFISDKSRRHITFSKRKAGIMKKAYELSVLTGTQVLLLVVSETGLVYTFTTPKLQPLVTKSEGKNLIQACLNAPEPTPGNENGVDGGDQVESPEEPPNQHLPPQGNRPGMPQNPHMPNNYMPNMPMDPQQALAYQSYVQRNQAYGSGIPPQPGFQAPAKSDEPLSGNIIIASGSSGFTGCKIPPSRPRITTRVVFETNSMRPMLGKPFMVSSTTMVSCDQRLRGSWCLYAIGHLRVVDACWSEEVLSLKSTKRRVWLVNYIRVFGMAGNGWDEGTNVYGMGTSCRFDVYHGRKETKEGCFQRGLTKPFLFSH from the exons ATGGCCGACATCACAGATCAGCACGACCAGACCTCTCCTACTGAGCTCGACGACTCACAGAACGTTGGCAATGGCAACGCCACTGAGTCTCGCGGCATCAAGCGCCAGCGTCCTTCAGCtggcgacgacgacgacgatgacgacgagaagGGCAGTCGCGAGCGTCGCAAGATTGAGATCAAGTTTATCAGCGACAAATCTCGCCGACACATTACGTTCTCCAAGCGCAAGGCTGGAATCATGAAGAAG GCCTACGAACTCTCTGTCCTCACAGGCACTCAGGTTCTACTTCTCGTGGTTTCAGAAACCGGTCTCGTTTACACCTTCACCACACCCAAGCTGCAGCCCCTCGTTACCAAGTCTGAGGGCAAGAACTTGATCCAG GCTTGTCTTAATGCTCCTGAGCCCACTCCAGGCAATGAGAATGGCGTCGATGGCGGCGACCAAGTCGAGTCTCCAGAAGAACCCCCTAACCAGCACCTCCCTCCTCAGGGCAACCGACCTGGCATGCCTCAAAACCCTCATATGCCCAACAACTACATGCCCAACATGCCCATGGATCCTCAGCAGGCTCTGGCTTACCAGAGCTACGTACAACGGAATCAGGCTTATGGCTCTGGCATACCTCCTCAACCAG GCTTTCAGGCCCCAGCGAAGTCTGACGAGCCTTTGAGCGGAAATATAATAATCGCATCTGGGAGCAGTGGGTTTACGGGCTGTAAAATCCCACCCTCGCGGCCACGAATAACTACACGTGTCGTTTTCGAGACCAACAGTATGCGGCCAATGCTGGGGAAACCCTTCATGGTCAGCAGTACCACCATGGTTTCTTGTGATCAAAGGCTCCGTGGAAGCTGGTGTCTTTACGCCATAGGACATTTGCGTGTGGTGGATGCATGTTGGAGTGAAGAGGTGTTGTCATTGAAGAGCACAAAGAGGCGCGTTTGGCTTGTGAATTACATCAGAGTGTTTGGGATGGCAGGGAATGGATGGGATGAAGGCACGAATGTTTACGGAATGGGTACTTCATGCAGATTTGACGTCTATCATGGGCGAAAAGAGACGAAGGAAGGATGCTTTCAACGTGGGCTTACCAAACCGTTCCTCTTTTCGCATTGA
- a CDS encoding Ctr copper transporter family-domain-containing protein produces the protein MNFPRHDMPGMDMGGDSSGSSSSSHGSSIMTMVFQTETRTPLYANSWTPNSAGSYAGTCIFLAVLAIIARALVAFKAVQEARWLDREAARRYVAVNGKIPLSEQIASSPDARRMTLSENGLEETVVVVERKRAAMRPWRFSVDPVRASLDTMIVGIGYLLMLAVMTMNVGYFLSVLAGVFVGSLAVGRYIPTVEH, from the exons ATGAACTTTCCAAGACATGATATGCCAGGCATGGATATGGGCGGCGACTCATCCggctcctcatcatcctcccaCGGGTCAAGCATCATGACCATGGTCTTCCAAACCGAAACCCGCACGCCGCTCTACGCCAACTCGTGGACACCGAATAGCGCAGGTTCCTACGCAGGAACATGTATTTTCCTCGCTGTGCTTGCCATTATTGCGCGGGCCCTCGTCGCTTTCAAAGCTGTCCAGGAAGCTCGCTGGCTTGATCGCGAAGCTGCACGCCGTTACGTGGCTGTCAATGGCAAGATCCCCTTGTCGGAGCAGATAGCCTCTAGCCCCGACGCGCGCCGCATGACCCTCTCGGAGAACGGTCTCGAGGAAACCGTCGTCGTTGTGGAAAGGAAACGAGCAGCGATGAGGCCGTGGAGGTTCAGTGTTGATCCGGTTCGGGCATCTCTTGATACCATGATCGTCGGGATTGGATATCTCCT CATGTTGGCCGTTATGACGATGAATGTCGGCTACTTCCTCTCCGTCCTGGCTGGTGTCTTTGTTGGCAGCCTAGCAGTCGGTCGATACATACCAACAGTTGAGCATTAG